A genomic segment from Elusimicrobiota bacterium encodes:
- a CDS encoding four helix bundle protein, which yields MEQLKSYQDLIVWQKAYKLTVSVYKITMNFPKSEIYGISSQLRRAAVSIPSNIAEGYRRQHAGEYLQFFV from the coding sequence ATGGAGCAGTTAAAAAGTTATCAGGATTTAATAGTTTGGCAGAAGGCATATAAATTAACGGTGTCAGTGTATAAAATAACAATGAATTTTCCAAAATCAGAAATCTATGGGATTAGTTCGCAACTACGAAGAGCAGCGGTTTCTATACCATCTAATATAGCAGAAGGTTATAGAAGACAACATGCAGGTGAGTATTTACAATTTTTTGTATAG